In the genome of Calothrix sp. PCC 6303, the window ACCCAAATGAAATCCCTTCCAGTGTAACAGCCTACCGATGCTAATAAATCGCACCGGATAATTAGCTGCCAGGGAATATTGGGATAGGTGGGAAATCTCCCCATCCAATAAACCCAACTGGGAAACAACCTCAATTTTTTTGGCTCCCAATCTCTTCAGGCATTTTGCCGTATCTTCCGTGGTTGCCCGTGCCAATACACTACGTTTGGCTGTTATTTGCACAAAGGGATCGAGTTCGCTAAGGGTACGAGCCAAATTTCGCATGACTTCGTAGAATTTTCCCCGCAGACTAAAATCCGACCAAAAAGCCCCAGGTGCGGATTCACCCCCTCCCACTGGTCCCCATAAAAATGGTATGGGAAGTAAAGAGAGAAAACTGGGACTCCAGTATCTGACGTAGGTGAGGTGGTGAATTAAGTCAAACTTAATGTCTCGGTGGAGTTTCTTGGCGTATAAATAGGCTGCTATTTGCCAGAGATAATAATGGATGTGAACGCTTTTTTGACTGGGTTTGAGCCAACGTAGATAGGAAGGAATGTCGGAATAGACAATATTCAGTCCGGGGATGGGATGGGTTTGTAAAGCCGCTTCGATAACTTTGCGGTTATTTTCCCTGGTTAGTAGCCAAATATGATGATATTGCAAAAGTTCTGGAACCAGATTCCAACTAATTCCCGGTTCCGAACCTTCATTTGGTCGGCAAGCGTAGGCAGAAATGAGAATATGCAATTTTTCGGGATTATTGTTCATGCTGATTTCCCAAAACAAAGGATGTCACATCTGCCAAAAATTTGCCCGCAGCTTCGGGGGTGTATTTATTCATGATTTCCTGGGACTTTTTCCCCATTGCTGGCAGCAATTGAGGATTTTCGATCGCTCGTTCCATGACTGCGGCAATGGTTTCCGGTTGGTAGGGATCGAATAGGTACCCATTTTCCCCTTCAACCACTAGTTCCGAGGCACCAGCCCATTTTGATGTCAGAATAGCCTTACCCAAAATCATGGCTTCCAAGATTACCAATCCCCAGGTATCTTCTAAGGTGGGAAGAATAAAGGCATCGGCTCGACGGAAGTATTCTCCCAAACATCCATAATCGACCCTTCCCAACCATTGGATGTGTTCTTCTAATTGATTTTCTCGGCAGTATTGCTTTAATTCTTCCACTTGCTTACCATCCCCAATAATTTGAATCGTGTAATTCTCTACACCTTTTTTTGCTAGGGATGTACATGCTGCCAGCAACAAATGTAACCCCTTACGCGGGACGATTTGACCGACGAATAGGAAAACGGGATGGTGGGATTCGGATTTGGATTCGGGTTGAATTTGGCTGATCTCTGGGGAAGAATTATGACTTGCCAGTAGGGATTTGGCGCAGGGGACTTCGTAGGGTTGGACGAATACCTTGGTTTCGGGGACCTTGAGAACTTGAGTCAGGTAGTTTTTTCCCTCATTGCTGTTGCTAATTAAAGCGTCCGCAGCATTTGCCATAACTTTGCGGAGGTACAAACGATGGGGAGAATTCCGAAAATCAACGCTGGGGGAACTACCTTCGTAAGCGATCGCGACTTTCCATTTTCCCAGCGGTTTAAACAGCAAAGCCAAGATAGTCCACACACCAAATGCATTCGCAAAAACTACATCGGGTTTGAATTCCAAAAGCCGTTTGCCGATATTTAATGGCATGTAGGTAAAGTTGTTACCGTAACCCGTTGTGGATTTACTCAGGGAAATAATTTTGCGATCGCCTACCAATTCAAATTTGAAGGAGTCTTCAAATCCTGGAGCAAATCCCTTCCAAACGGTGGTGAAAACGGTGGTATTGGGAAATATTTTGGTCAGGTGAGCCATTGCTGGCTGCCAGTAGTAATAAGCCGTTGTTAGTAACCAGGCAACCCGAGTTTGGTTCATAGTAATTAGAAAAATAAAATTAATTCCAATAAAGTGAATTCCAATAATTCCAAAAATTCCAAAAACAAATATTTTTATTTGTCCTGGAGAACGCTATTTTCAATTACATTTTTAACTACATCTGTCAAAAAAATAGCAGATGTTTTGGGTGTATGCTGGCTCATGATTTCCCGCGATCGATCCCCCATATCCCCAATCTGAGGTGGATTATCCATACATTCTTTCATCGAGTTTGCGAGTTCTTCCGGAAAGGAAGGGTTAAAAGTGTAACCATTGTCTCCTTCTCTAATTAGTTCTGCCGAACCTGCATTTTGAGAAGCAATTACCGCTTTCCCCAAACTCATCGCTTCGAGCAATACCATTCCCCAAACATCTTCGTGGCTAGGAAATACAAATACATCGATGAGGTGAAAATAGCTTCCTAGATGGCTGTAGTTAACTTGTCCGAGCCAAGAAATATTGGTAGCTAAATTGTATTTTTTCGCCAGTTCGTCCAATTCCTGACGCTGGTTTCCTTCCCCTGCAATGAGTAGGGAATATTTTTCGTATCCTTGCTGTTGGAGGATGTAACAAGCTTCGATGAGTTCTCGAATTCCTTTTCTGGGAATAATTTGTCCGATAGAGAAAAAAATTGGCTTTTGGAGTTGAATAGTTTGAGGGAGATTTTGACTGAGATGGGGGTCAAAATCCTGCAATAATGCTTGTAGATCTGGTACGAGATAGGGATGTACGAAAATAGTATGGGCATCTATACCCAGAACTTGATGCAAATAGTCTTTTCCTGGTTGGTGGTTGGTAATAAATCGATCGCAAAACTTTCCAATCCGCCTGCGAGTAAATATTCTCAATTTTGAATTTCGATAGTCCACACTGGGGGAACTACCATCGTAGATTAAGATAATTTTCCAGCTAAAAACTAATTTGAGAATCGCGACAAAAATCGTCCACAGACAAAAGCCATCGGCAAAGATAATATCAGGTTTAAATTTCCATAAATAGGGGATTATTTGGGGTGAAAGGTACATAACATTATTGCTGTAACCACCCGAGTTTTGTTTTAGTTCCAATAATTTGCGATCGCCAATAATTTCGACGGCAAATTTCTGTTCGTATCCCTTGGCAAAGCCCTGCCATTTGGCTGTAAATAATTTTGTTTGTGGAAATATGGACACAAATTCGGTGAGGATGGGATGCCAGTAGCTTGGCGCTGCTGTTAGGAGCCAGGCAATACGCAGGTTATTCATGTTTTATAGAATTTATGCTTTTGTTGGAAGTTCTTATCTGTTATTAGCCAAATATTTTTATTAAATATTTATGATTAAGTAGGTAGGCGGGAAAATTTACAACTATGTAACAAAATGTAAATAGCTCAAAACCCTTGCGTAAAGCCTACGGCATTTAAGAAAGGCGTAGCCTGCCCGGAGGGCTTATGCTACTCTGCGAGAACGCTTTCAGCGAACGTCGTGCCTCCAACCTTCGGTTCGTAAACTACGCAATGACAAAGTATAGTTCTGTTTATTTATGCCCACCTACTTAATCGGGATAATTAATCTTGACGTTCGATATTCAGGATGATAGGGGCATCAATATTTCATACTAGAATTTACATCCAAAAACAACATTATCCGTAAATTTACCGGATAACCCAGCAAAGAAATGAAAATAAATATAGGTAAATTATGCCTGGAGATAACAATGATTTTTATTCGTACGGCTAGAACAAAAGCTCGCACAATTCTATATCGGACTTTTGTCGGCGATCGCCGAACAAGATTATACGATTTATCCACAATCAAACCCCAGCAAAGACAGACGCGATCGCCCGTAATTCAGTTTTATTCTTCTGTGGATAATATCGGGAATTTTACCCCGGTGATTGGAATTCAAGAAATGCTCGGACATGTAACGGATACTTGGTGTATCCACGACAAAGAAATTGATTTCGATTTTATCAATAGTAATTATAAGTGTGCAATTATTGGCGGTGCGGGATTATTACACCAATGTTTTGAAGGATTTTGGACTAAGTTTTTAAATGAATGCAAAATCCCGGTGATAATTTGGGGTGTGGGTGTATGTTTGCCCGATAAAACGGGTGTACGGAAAGATTTGTTGGACAGTACAGCGAATGCAGGTGTCGATCGGAAAATAGTTGCAGAAGTGGCTAAAAAATGCGAATTAATTAATGTGCGTGATGATTTGACGGCAGAATATTATGGATTTGATAATGCCGATATTAGTGCCTGTCCCACTATTAAAATGATGCAGAATTTCCGAGATTCTGTTGATCGCAACTCCCAAACGGCTTTATATAGTTCTCACGAGGAGTTGGTTTCGGAAGTAGACAAACAGGAAATCAAAGCGACAATTGCTAAGTCGATTACAAAATTTAGATATACAGATAATATTCAACGAACTTATTTAGGGCTTAACGATATTATTTCAGATTATTACTGTCACAGCCAGTTATTAATTACGACGAGATTGCACGGTGCAATTATTTCTTATGGATTGGGGATTCCCTATATTGCGATCGCTCGCGATGCTAAAATGCGGGAATTTTGTCGGATAAATGGAAATGGCATTGGTGTGCAAAGTGTTGGTGAACTCAAAGATATTCTCAAGGATTTTTCTGCAAACACGATCGAATTAAAACCAATCGCGATCGAGCCAGTATTAAACTTTGGAGAGCGGGCAAAAGCTTGGGTATTACAGTATTGTGATTTATCGATTAATTGAGATAACAGAAAATTGAATTAAAAAAATTGAATTAAAAAACCCAGTCATTTAAAGATGACTGGGTTTTTCTAGTATACCTGTCTACGAAAGATAAAGTGCTTGCAGTAAAGGCTTTACAGACACGATAAATACATTTATACTACTTTTTCATCGAACGTAAAAATGAGGTTTCTGGGGTTTAGAAATCAAAAATATTAAAAGTTGGGAAAAACATAGCTGTCCTTTGAAGTAAATGTGAATGGATAAAACTCAAAGATTATAACGCTCGTATTCTTAATGAATTTAGATGTAATCTAACTAACCCACATACTGTCATAATTACCTGGTTGTAACGATGCCTCCCTAGGTGAAATCTGTCGCTAGCAACGTGAAAAGTTTTGACTCGACAGATTAGATGCTCAACACTAATTCGTAAAGAGGATAGTTGTTTATTTTCCTCTTTTTTAGTTTCGGAAAGCTCTGCTTTTTTTGGTTTCTTATGGGGTGTTGTAATCGTTCCCTTCATTTAATAGTGCGTCAGCTTGCCTTTTCCTCTCTAGTACATACATGAAGGCAGTAGTGAGTAGGCAGTAGGTAGTAGGGGAAAGCTGATTATTACTGAGCTTTAATAATGGTCTGCTTATTTACGCCGTCTTGTACTAGCTACGGCAATAAGCTTATTGCGATTGAGACGCTGGAACACTTTTTTTCGGTATTTTGAAATAGTTGCTTTAATTTTCCAATTAATTAAAGTTAGTTTATCATATTCTAAGTCTTCGATTGGAGAAAATTTATTTTCTTTTGCTAGTTCCAGTACTTCTTGAGAAAGAGAGCTTTCATCATTGATAATACTCTTGATGTAATTATCTCTTTGGAAATAGTATTTATCCAAATTAAAAACTCGTTCGTATAACTTCTCCTTGCCTAATATTTCAAGAGTTAATAAGGTTCGATTGCATTTCCAACAAACTCCACAATTCATTGGATCGCTTTCTTTTCTTTGT includes:
- a CDS encoding glycosyltransferase family 4 protein, with the translated sequence MNNNPEKLHILISAYACRPNEGSEPGISWNLVPELLQYHHIWLLTRENNRKVIEAALQTHPIPGLNIVYSDIPSYLRWLKPSQKSVHIHYYLWQIAAYLYAKKLHRDIKFDLIHHLTYVRYWSPSFLSLLPIPFLWGPVGGGESAPGAFWSDFSLRGKFYEVMRNLARTLSELDPFVQITAKRSVLARATTEDTAKCLKRLGAKKIEVVSQLGLLDGEISHLSQYSLAANYPVRFISIGRLLHWKGFHLGLRAFAQANLPGDVEYWIVGDGAEKAQLLALVEELGIGNRVKFWNHRSRQETLEILSQASILVHPSLHESGGQVCLEAMATGRPVICLDLGGPATQVTPQTGIKVHAINPEQAVADLAAAMAKLATDAQLRSQMGEAGKNRVKDLYNWNAKAKSLAQLYTEIVSKELQQVIIK
- a CDS encoding glycosyltransferase family 4 protein — protein: MNQTRVAWLLTTAYYYWQPAMAHLTKIFPNTTVFTTVWKGFAPGFEDSFKFELVGDRKIISLSKSTTGYGNNFTYMPLNIGKRLLEFKPDVVFANAFGVWTILALLFKPLGKWKVAIAYEGSSPSVDFRNSPHRLYLRKVMANAADALISNSNEGKNYLTQVLKVPETKVFVQPYEVPCAKSLLASHNSSPEISQIQPESKSESHHPVFLFVGQIVPRKGLHLLLAACTSLAKKGVENYTIQIIGDGKQVEELKQYCRENQLEEHIQWLGRVDYGCLGEYFRRADAFILPTLEDTWGLVILEAMILGKAILTSKWAGASELVVEGENGYLFDPYQPETIAAVMERAIENPQLLPAMGKKSQEIMNKYTPEAAGKFLADVTSFVLGNQHEQ
- a CDS encoding glycosyltransferase family 4 protein — protein: MNNLRIAWLLTAAPSYWHPILTEFVSIFPQTKLFTAKWQGFAKGYEQKFAVEIIGDRKLLELKQNSGGYSNNVMYLSPQIIPYLWKFKPDIIFADGFCLWTIFVAILKLVFSWKIILIYDGSSPSVDYRNSKLRIFTRRRIGKFCDRFITNHQPGKDYLHQVLGIDAHTIFVHPYLVPDLQALLQDFDPHLSQNLPQTIQLQKPIFFSIGQIIPRKGIRELIEACYILQQQGYEKYSLLIAGEGNQRQELDELAKKYNLATNISWLGQVNYSHLGSYFHLIDVFVFPSHEDVWGMVLLEAMSLGKAVIASQNAGSAELIREGDNGYTFNPSFPEELANSMKECMDNPPQIGDMGDRSREIMSQHTPKTSAIFLTDVVKNVIENSVLQDK
- a CDS encoding polysaccharide pyruvyl transferase family protein; translated protein: MIFIRTARTKARTILYRTFVGDRRTRLYDLSTIKPQQRQTRSPVIQFYSSVDNIGNFTPVIGIQEMLGHVTDTWCIHDKEIDFDFINSNYKCAIIGGAGLLHQCFEGFWTKFLNECKIPVIIWGVGVCLPDKTGVRKDLLDSTANAGVDRKIVAEVAKKCELINVRDDLTAEYYGFDNADISACPTIKMMQNFRDSVDRNSQTALYSSHEELVSEVDKQEIKATIAKSITKFRYTDNIQRTYLGLNDIISDYYCHSQLLITTRLHGAIISYGLGIPYIAIARDAKMREFCRINGNGIGVQSVGELKDILKDFSANTIELKPIAIEPVLNFGERAKAWVLQYCDLSIN
- a CDS encoding transposase family protein, encoding MKGTITTPHKKPKKAELSETKKEENKQLSSLRISVEHLICRVKTFHVASDRFHLGRHRYNQVIMTVCGLVRLHLNSLRIRAL